From Candidatus Dependentiae bacterium:
TACTTTAACTAACAAAATCTAAATAAAAAAGTGTTTAAAAATTACATAATGCATAATAAGTCAATAAGAGCATTTTTATCTATCATAAGCTTTATTGGAGTTAAACCTTGAACATTAGATTTATTCAAATATTGAGCTGCTCCTAAAGAGAGAAATAACTTAGCCATTGGTAAATTGCCCACTTGCATTGCTTTATGAAGCAGGGTATTACCATCCTTATCACATGTATTTAATGCAAAGCCTTCTTTGAGTAATTTGATAACTGTTTCGTGATTACTTAACTCAATTGCTTTAAACAATGCTTGACGCTTAACAATTACCAGTTTCTTAAGTACATTAATATGCTCTTGTGTTTCAGAAGAAACAGAAGCATCATTTCTTAAGAAGAGCTCTATGAGAGGCAACCGTTTTATAGAGCCATTTTTAACAGCGAGATCTAATGGCGTGCAATTATTACTATCCTTAGCATTAATATCAGCACCTTCAGCAATAAGTAGCTCTGCCATCACTGGATGATTATTTTCAATTGCTAAATGTAACGGAGTTTGTCCATTAATATTTTTAATATTTATAGCGGCACCTTTATCAAGCAATGATTTTGCTGCAGTTATATAATTCTTTTGAGCAGCTAGATGTAGTGGGGCGAGCATAGTTGATGTTTCTTGAACATTTACTACCTTGATACCTTTATCAAGAAGCCATTGCACAATTTCCTCATGTCCCTTAAATAGACTGACATACAAAAGTGATTGATTAGCAATACTTAAAGCATTTATATCAGCCCCTTTATCAATTAATAATTTTACTGCAAGCAAACTACCGTTTCTAATGGCAGAATATAAAGGGGTACAATTGTCTTTATTCTGAACATCTATGGTAGCACCCTTAGCCACTAAGAGTTCTACAATAGATTTATGATCATTAGCTGCTGCTGAATGTAACGGAGTTGCCTTAGCATTATTTTGAACTCCTATACGAGCACCTTTACTTAACAACAATTCTACTATAGCTATATGACCATTTTGAGCAGCAACATGTAATGGGCTAAAATTATTCTTTGTCACTTGAGCATTTACCTTAGCACCTGCATCAATAAGCAATCTTACTGTATCAGTATGACCATAAGCAGAAGCATAAAATAAGGGATTTACGCCATCATTGTCTATAGTAGCAATATGGGCTTTGCTGTTAAGTAACTGTTTAATTATATCTAAAGAGGTATCCCTTTGAGCAGCTAAATTTAATGGTGTATTGCCACATTTATCCTTAGCTTCAAGTGATATTGATTGATTTTTAAGCAAGAGAGGCAGTATAGTTACGCGGTTATATTTAATAGCGTAATGAAGGGGTGTCTGTTTATCATTATCTAGAGCATTGACATCAGCATTTTCTGCAATAAGTAGCTCTGCCATCACTGGGTGATTATTTTCAATTGCTGAATGTAACGGAGTTTTTCCCTTAATATCTTTAATATTTATATCAGCACCTTTATCAAGCAGTGACTTTGCTACAGTTATGTAATCTTTTTCA
This genomic window contains:
- a CDS encoding ankyrin repeat domain-containing protein, translated to AIRNGSLLAVKLLIDKGADINALSIANQSLLYVSLFKGHEEIAQWLLDKGIKVVNVQEALTTLTAPLHLAAEKDYITVAKSLLDKGADINIKDIKGKTPLHSAIENNHPVMAELLIAENADVNALDNDKQTPLHYAIKYNRVTILPLLLKNQSISLEAKDKCGNTPLNLAAQRDTSLDIIKQLLNSKAHIATIDNDGVNPLFYASAYGHTDTVRLLIDAGAKVNAQVTKNNFSPLHVAAQNGHIAIVELLLSKGARIGVQNNAKATPLHSAAANDHKSIVELLVAKGATIDVQNKDNCTPLYSAIRNGSLLAVKLLIDKGADINALSIANQSLLYVSLFKGHEEIVQWLLDKGIKVVNVQETSTMLAPLHLAAQKNYITAAKSLLDKGAAINIKNINGQTPLHLAIENNHPVMAELLIAEGADINAKDSNNCTPLDLAVKNGSIKRLPLIELFLRNDASVSSETQEHINVLKKLVIVKRQALFKAIELSNHETVIKLLKEGFALNTCDKDGNTLLHKAMQVGNLPMAKLFLSLGAAQYLNKSNVQGLTPIKLMIDKNALIDLLCIM